Proteins encoded by one window of Bradyrhizobium sp. B097:
- a CDS encoding alkene reductase, with protein MAGLFRPAALGDLSLPNRIVMAPMTRSRADEHGVINGSAGEYYAARAGAGLIVSEGINVGPMSNAFDRTPGLWTDAQTEGWKAVVERIHKQGGRIIAQLWHAGRASARGLLSNKQPLSPSGVNDDLEQLQVWALLANGAYVRVAATSSRAMTTAEIEAVVDEFRRAAANAVRAGFDGVEIHGANGYLVHQFLSPTINLRTDQYGGSIEARSRLLLEIVAAISDVMPRSRIGLRLSPFADYNSTRDPKPKDTYGGLALWLQTAGLAYLHLADTNAWTGAPDYERMLAIFREHYRGPLIVNAGITPERAADIVNSGEADAVAFGRLFLANPDLPARIRAGGPYNSPQPIGIYGGSDEGYLDYPSLASIDEEIARGE; from the coding sequence ATGGCAGGTCTCTTTCGTCCCGCAGCGCTCGGCGACCTCAGTCTCCCGAACAGGATCGTCATGGCACCGATGACGCGTTCGCGCGCCGACGAACATGGTGTCATCAATGGTTCCGCCGGCGAGTATTACGCGGCGCGCGCCGGCGCCGGCCTGATTGTCAGTGAGGGCATCAATGTAGGACCGATGTCCAACGCCTTTGATCGAACACCCGGCCTGTGGACCGATGCGCAGACCGAGGGCTGGAAAGCGGTCGTCGAGCGGATCCACAAGCAAGGAGGCCGGATTATCGCGCAGCTCTGGCATGCCGGCCGCGCCAGCGCGCGCGGTCTGCTGTCCAACAAGCAACCGCTGTCACCGTCGGGCGTGAATGACGATCTGGAACAGCTGCAGGTATGGGCGCTGCTTGCCAACGGCGCCTATGTGCGCGTCGCGGCCACGTCGTCGCGTGCGATGACCACTGCGGAGATTGAGGCCGTCGTGGACGAATTTCGACGGGCGGCGGCCAACGCCGTTCGCGCCGGGTTTGACGGTGTGGAGATTCACGGCGCCAACGGCTATCTGGTTCACCAGTTTCTGTCACCGACGATCAATCTGCGAACCGATCAGTATGGCGGAAGCATCGAAGCGCGCTCCAGATTGCTTCTCGAAATTGTTGCGGCGATCTCCGACGTCATGCCGCGATCGCGGATCGGACTGCGACTGTCGCCTTTTGCCGATTACAACAGCACGCGGGATCCGAAGCCGAAGGACACCTATGGCGGGCTCGCGCTCTGGCTCCAGACCGCGGGGCTCGCCTATCTGCACCTTGCGGACACCAACGCGTGGACCGGAGCGCCGGACTACGAGCGAATGCTGGCGATATTTCGCGAGCACTATCGTGGGCCTCTCATCGTCAATGCCGGCATCACGCCCGAGCGGGCCGCCGACATCGTCAATTCCGGCGAGGCTGACGCAGTCGCGTTCGGCCGCCTCTTTCTCGCCAACCCGGACCTCCCGGCGCGAATACGAGCTGGCGGTCCCTACAACTCGCCACAGCCGATCGGGATCTATGGCGGGTCGGATGAAGGGTATCTCGACTATCCGAGCCTGGCGTCCATTGACGAGGAAATCGCTCGAGGAGAATAG
- a CDS encoding transporter substrate-binding domain-containing protein → MRFFRCSLSIGFAAILSVFAAPEVFGQTALDGIVRSKAVRIAIPTDFPPYGFVGSDMQPQGLDIDMARLIAGKLGATPELIPVTTANRIPYLQTRKADFVISTLGKNPDREKVIDFTVAYSPFFIGVFAPKATELKGPEALAGKSIAVTRGSVDDAELTKVAPPTAEVRRFEDNNATISAFVAGQTQAVATSAQVAAAMITKNPQLGAEYKFLLKDSPNFIGIGKGEDALRTKLNEIILAAKADGTLEALSRKWLGRSTGDLPE, encoded by the coding sequence ATGCGGTTTTTTAGATGCAGTTTGTCGATCGGCTTCGCCGCCATTCTCTCGGTATTCGCCGCCCCGGAGGTCTTCGGACAGACAGCGCTCGACGGCATCGTTCGCAGCAAGGCGGTCAGGATTGCTATTCCAACGGACTTCCCGCCCTACGGTTTCGTGGGCTCCGACATGCAGCCGCAGGGTCTCGATATCGACATGGCGCGCCTGATCGCCGGAAAACTTGGGGCGACGCCGGAACTGATCCCGGTCACGACCGCCAACCGTATCCCCTATCTTCAGACCAGGAAGGCCGATTTCGTCATCTCGACGCTCGGCAAGAATCCCGATCGCGAGAAGGTCATCGACTTCACCGTCGCCTACTCGCCGTTCTTCATCGGCGTGTTCGCCCCCAAGGCAACGGAGCTGAAGGGACCCGAAGCGCTGGCTGGGAAATCAATCGCAGTGACGCGCGGTTCGGTGGATGATGCCGAACTGACAAAGGTCGCGCCTCCGACCGCCGAGGTCCGCCGGTTCGAAGACAACAACGCCACGATTTCCGCCTTCGTCGCCGGCCAGACTCAAGCCGTCGCCACCAGCGCGCAGGTCGCCGCGGCGATGATCACCAAGAACCCGCAGCTCGGCGCCGAATACAAATTCCTTCTCAAGGACAGCCCGAACTTCATAGGCATCGGCAAGGGCGAGGACGCGTTGCGCACCAAGCTCAACGAGATCATCCTCGCGGCCAAGGCCGACGGCACCCTTGAGGCCCTCTCGCGGAAATGGCTCGGCAGGTCCACCGGCGACCTTCCGGAGTAA
- a CDS encoding ring-cleaving dioxygenase has translation MAEPDRSCSPSRGLHHVTTIIDDVQRAAGFYAGVLGLKRVKKTVCYDDPGSYHLYYGDDAGSPGTVLSTLAWRCVAKGLVGVGEVVQTALRVPAGSLEWWSERLKAANVACRFDHSPFGEPLLCFADPDGTTLALAEAAQDRREAGRSDAFRAVMGLNEVTLNVRAEDATIDILQDVLGFRRVSQADDSIRFIAHDGPGGTLTLRMVGASSRGRLGGGTIRHVAFRAANTEDQSEMIRKLQRRHDIAVTEPIERTYLTAIGFRAPCGVLFEIATDGPGFAVDEPRDQLGEGLRLPSFLEERRLELQNILPPLS, from the coding sequence GTGGCCGAACCAGACAGATCGTGCTCGCCATCTCGTGGACTACATCACGTCACGACAATCATTGATGACGTGCAGCGCGCGGCTGGTTTTTATGCCGGCGTTCTCGGTCTGAAACGGGTCAAGAAAACGGTCTGCTACGACGACCCGGGCAGTTACCATCTCTACTATGGCGACGACGCTGGCAGCCCGGGAACGGTGCTGAGCACCCTGGCATGGCGATGCGTCGCGAAGGGATTGGTTGGGGTCGGCGAAGTCGTGCAGACCGCCCTTCGTGTGCCGGCCGGATCGCTCGAATGGTGGTCGGAGCGGCTCAAGGCCGCGAACGTCGCGTGCCGGTTCGATCATTCGCCATTTGGCGAGCCGCTGCTTTGCTTCGCCGATCCGGACGGAACGACGCTTGCTCTGGCGGAAGCGGCGCAGGATCGTCGCGAAGCCGGGCGCAGCGATGCCTTTCGAGCGGTCATGGGGTTGAACGAGGTAACCCTGAACGTCCGCGCGGAGGACGCCACGATCGATATCCTCCAGGACGTGCTGGGTTTCAGGCGCGTTTCGCAGGCCGATGATTCGATCCGGTTCATCGCACATGACGGTCCTGGAGGCACGCTGACGCTGCGGATGGTGGGCGCGTCGTCGCGGGGCCGCCTTGGTGGCGGCACGATCAGGCATGTCGCTTTCCGCGCGGCCAATACTGAAGATCAATCCGAGATGATCCGGAAGCTTCAGAGACGGCACGACATCGCCGTGACCGAACCGATTGAGAGAACATACCTGACTGCGATCGGCTTCCGGGCGCCATGCGGCGTGCTTTTCGAGATCGCAACCGATGGGCCCGGTTTCGCGGTCGACGAGCCGCGCGATCAGCTCGGGGAGGGTCTTAGATTGCCGAGCTTTCTCGAGGAGCGTCGTCTGGAGCTGCAAAACATCCTGCCCCCGCTGAGCTAG
- a CDS encoding amino acid ABC transporter ATP-binding protein translates to MPPIVEIAALYKSFGETQVLRGVDLNVNQGEVIAIIGKSGSGKSTLLRCINGLERFDSGAILVNNKQIDHDSAAAMRELRQQVGMIFQSFNLFPHLTVGRNIMLAPKLVKKRTTEQGEEQARALLSRVGLEEKYDAMPDRLSGGQQQRVAIARALAMEPALLLCDEITSALDPELVGEVLRVVERLAKDGMTLMMVTHEIGFARKVADRMIFMHQGKVHEMGPPDELFANPRTPELRQFLSSLHN, encoded by the coding sequence ATGCCGCCCATCGTTGAGATCGCCGCGCTTTACAAATCCTTTGGGGAGACACAGGTCCTTAGAGGGGTCGACCTGAACGTAAACCAGGGAGAGGTGATCGCGATCATCGGCAAGAGCGGTTCGGGTAAATCGACACTCCTGCGCTGCATCAACGGGCTGGAGCGCTTCGACAGCGGCGCGATCCTGGTCAACAACAAGCAGATCGATCACGACAGCGCGGCTGCGATGCGTGAGCTGCGCCAACAGGTGGGGATGATCTTTCAGAGCTTTAACTTGTTTCCCCATTTGACTGTCGGACGCAACATCATGCTGGCGCCGAAGCTCGTCAAGAAGCGCACCACTGAGCAAGGCGAAGAACAGGCGCGCGCGCTGCTCTCGCGCGTCGGTCTGGAGGAGAAATACGACGCCATGCCCGACCGCCTGTCGGGCGGCCAACAGCAGCGCGTCGCTATTGCACGCGCGCTTGCGATGGAACCGGCCCTGCTGTTGTGCGACGAGATCACCAGCGCGCTCGATCCGGAGCTCGTCGGCGAAGTTCTACGCGTCGTCGAACGCCTCGCCAAGGATGGCATGACGCTGATGATGGTTACCCATGAGATCGGCTTTGCGCGCAAGGTCGCCGATCGCATGATCTTCATGCATCAGGGCAAGGTTCATGAGATGGGACCACCCGACGAGCTCTTTGCCAATCCCAGGACACCCGAGCTTCGACAATTCCTATCATCGCTCCACAATTGA
- a CDS encoding amidase, with product MTHFWHLDAAQLIQGYAQRAFTPVDVIEDCLDRARNFDSSLNAFLHFSEADALGAAEASGRRWAEARPLGPLDGVPVSVKDNLHAAGMPTTWGSALMRGFVAAQDEEPVSRIRAAGAVLFAKTSLPEFAMQGFTANALKGTTFNPLDLSLTPGGSSGGAAAAVAAFCGPLALATDGGGSIRRPASHCGLVGFKPSAGLVKRRGGLPEIFLDHEVVGGIGRSVADVANFTEILAGQPLAAASKKARILYVPRFSGAPVDPGIADAVERAAQCFEAMGHLVECPPSFDLSDEINSLWPQLSAIGLAWLFEDGAHWPELGLRRGARPDQTMCGEAARATLQEGRSARATALFNLASAIQQLKRRLDELFDSHDAILTPATAALPWPADRPYPETIAGQAAGPRGHAVFTAIANAAGLPALAIPCGRVSALPTGFQLLGPKGADAAVLALGREYERNFPYVRLSPEPSLTVGRTP from the coding sequence ATGACCCATTTCTGGCATCTCGATGCCGCGCAATTGATCCAGGGGTATGCGCAGCGCGCATTCACGCCGGTCGACGTCATTGAAGACTGTCTGGATCGCGCACGGAATTTCGACTCTTCGCTCAACGCCTTCTTGCACTTCAGCGAGGCCGACGCGCTGGGGGCGGCAGAGGCAAGCGGCCGGCGCTGGGCGGAGGCGAGGCCGCTTGGCCCGCTCGACGGGGTCCCGGTCTCGGTGAAGGACAATCTGCATGCCGCTGGCATGCCGACCACATGGGGCAGCGCGCTGATGCGCGGCTTCGTCGCGGCGCAGGACGAGGAGCCGGTGTCCAGGATACGGGCGGCGGGCGCGGTGCTTTTCGCAAAGACCAGTTTGCCGGAGTTCGCGATGCAGGGCTTTACCGCAAATGCCCTGAAAGGCACGACCTTCAATCCCCTCGATCTGTCGCTGACACCAGGCGGTTCCTCGGGCGGCGCGGCAGCCGCCGTTGCTGCCTTCTGCGGACCGCTGGCGCTGGCGACCGACGGCGGCGGTTCAATACGGCGGCCGGCCTCCCATTGCGGCCTTGTCGGCTTCAAGCCGTCAGCCGGGCTCGTGAAGCGGCGCGGTGGCTTACCGGAGATATTTCTTGACCACGAGGTGGTGGGCGGGATTGGGCGAAGTGTTGCGGACGTTGCCAACTTCACGGAGATACTGGCCGGGCAACCGCTCGCCGCCGCTTCGAAAAAGGCCAGAATCCTGTATGTGCCGCGCTTTTCGGGCGCGCCCGTCGATCCTGGCATCGCCGATGCGGTCGAGCGTGCGGCCCAATGCTTCGAAGCGATGGGACACCTCGTCGAGTGTCCACCGTCATTCGACCTCTCCGACGAGATCAACAGCTTGTGGCCGCAGCTTTCCGCGATCGGTCTGGCATGGCTGTTTGAAGATGGCGCACACTGGCCTGAACTCGGCCTCCGCCGCGGGGCGCGACCGGACCAGACGATGTGCGGCGAGGCGGCCCGCGCTACTCTGCAAGAGGGCCGCTCGGCGCGAGCTACCGCACTGTTCAATCTTGCCAGTGCGATTCAGCAGCTCAAGCGGCGCTTGGATGAGCTCTTCGATTCCCATGACGCGATCCTCACGCCCGCCACCGCGGCTTTGCCCTGGCCCGCCGACCGTCCCTACCCTGAGACGATCGCCGGACAGGCGGCCGGGCCGCGGGGACACGCCGTCTTCACCGCGATCGCCAATGCCGCTGGCCTGCCGGCGCTCGCGATACCTTGCGGACGGGTATCGGCGCTACCGACGGGCTTCCAGTTGCTTGGCCCGAAGGGGGCCGACGCCGCTGTGCTCGCATTGGGTCGGGAATATGAGCGGAACTTTCCTTATGTCCGCCTGTCGCCGGAGCCCAGCCTCACCGTGGGGAGGACGCCGTGA
- a CDS encoding fumarylacetoacetate hydrolase family protein — protein sequence MSHAGEAADRLVTARNSGRPVSWRDILPLDRAGAYAIQDATLSRIGPSGGWKVGASGPEAEPICAPLPASGLLTSGARLGPEFRLRGVEVEVALRVGRTLTAEDAALPDRELARAFDAAYPAIEVVETRLENWKNSAALAQLADLQSHGALLLGPASTVSLPSVDLRGVEAHLSVGDEISRQTTGGNPAGDIWRLLRWLIRHCADRGVPLSPGHIVTTGSCTGMVFAKERTSARARLAGLGEVVVDF from the coding sequence GTGAGTCATGCGGGTGAAGCGGCGGACCGGTTGGTCACGGCCCGAAACAGCGGGCGGCCGGTCTCGTGGCGTGACATTCTCCCTTTGGATCGCGCCGGCGCCTACGCGATCCAGGATGCCACGCTTTCCCGGATCGGCCCGTCCGGCGGCTGGAAGGTAGGGGCGTCGGGCCCCGAGGCCGAGCCCATCTGCGCGCCGCTGCCTGCATCGGGTCTGCTCACCTCCGGCGCGCGACTTGGTCCGGAATTCCGCCTGCGCGGTGTTGAAGTGGAAGTCGCGCTCCGGGTCGGGCGAACTCTCACGGCTGAAGATGCCGCGTTGCCCGACCGCGAACTGGCACGCGCCTTCGACGCCGCGTATCCCGCCATCGAAGTGGTCGAGACGCGTCTTGAGAATTGGAAGAATAGCGCTGCCTTGGCCCAGCTTGCGGATTTGCAGAGCCACGGCGCGTTACTGCTCGGACCAGCCTCGACAGTTAGCCTTCCCTCCGTCGATTTGAGGGGCGTCGAGGCGCATCTCTCCGTCGGGGACGAGATCAGCCGGCAAACGACGGGAGGCAATCCGGCAGGCGACATCTGGCGTCTGCTGCGCTGGCTCATTCGCCATTGTGCGGACCGAGGCGTGCCTCTTTCACCGGGCCACATCGTCACAACCGGCTCGTGCACCGGCATGGTCTTCGCAAAAGAACGCACCAGCGCCCGTGCGCGCTTGGCGGGTCTCGGCGAGGTTGTAGTCGACTTCTGA
- a CDS encoding winged helix-turn-helix domain-containing protein, producing MPDRNDRPERTFLFGPFRLSTSKRILLEGDRVIRLGGKAIEILIALVERAGELVSKRELVEIAWPDTFVVEANLTVQVAALRRALGEDDNANQYIVNSPGRGYRFVAPIKVLEEERPAIDQPAMQTAHNLPAQLNRLVGRAEALRLMQQKLTDSRLLSIVGPPGVGKTSVALRLTEAMLPQFRHGVWLIDLGSITDAALISSVIAAALPIDARSSDVLSGIAAALRYKSLLLVFDNCEHLIDGASAAIGELLRGAGSIKVLTTSREPLRVDGEQVFRLAPLEVPPIGVSFGPKDVLGYPAVQLFVERAAAIVNDFELTDANAGFAAQICRELDGNPLAIEVAAARVDAFGVNGLAARIEDRVHLLADARRGTPARHRTIAAALDWSYQLLSERERYVLRCLGIFAGSFTLEAAVSVIPAAEGADTASILADLVCKSLVSVDIGSERARFRLLEITKAFALAKLVEQSERNELAGRLAACVTEMLCRYADGPKQVQTLRDAVQELDNVRGILDWAFSTDTHAQAGVALAAAAVPVWLENSLLTECIAWTTRAIDALDPAIESERNEMVLKAAHGLAVMFTQGMTGQSRDALNRAIELAARLGDRQWELRARLGLIVFLHRRGDFKGALEGTQRIETLVADADEPAALAMTKSAKSASLFFRAEYATALELAREAHEYFRTHSDVSQIGRWGLNHSVYAQCVMARAHWNLGRFDRTVRACLSAHSEAEETGNPTSICQALSWCGVSLFLSLEDLDRAACAIQRFRQVAQDNDIQSYVFSSIGFEGRLLFLRGQIEPAERLLREALSKLSGAQYENVSIPFLGRLAEVLAADDRPEEALLASAECLERTKATEALWLLPDSLRIHGDVLAALQGPDSEPAEDHLREALEVSERQGALGWELRSAESLSSFLRQQRRNEEASAVLERTLGKFAEGFETVPFRRARAMLDELHNRKPG from the coding sequence ATGCCCGACCGCAACGACAGACCAGAGCGTACGTTTCTATTCGGACCGTTTCGCCTTTCCACCTCCAAACGAATCCTGCTCGAGGGCGACCGCGTCATTCGCCTCGGCGGCAAGGCGATCGAGATCCTGATCGCGCTCGTCGAGCGCGCGGGCGAACTGGTGAGTAAGCGCGAACTCGTCGAGATCGCCTGGCCAGATACATTCGTCGTTGAAGCGAACCTGACCGTCCAGGTGGCGGCGCTTCGCCGCGCGCTTGGCGAGGACGATAACGCCAACCAGTATATCGTCAACAGTCCCGGACGCGGGTATCGCTTCGTTGCGCCGATCAAGGTGCTCGAAGAGGAGCGCCCCGCCATTGATCAGCCGGCGATGCAGACGGCTCACAACCTGCCGGCGCAACTGAACCGGCTGGTCGGACGCGCCGAAGCGCTTCGCTTGATGCAGCAAAAACTGACCGACAGTCGCCTGCTGAGTATCGTCGGACCGCCGGGCGTCGGCAAGACATCTGTCGCGCTTCGGCTGACGGAAGCGATGTTGCCGCAGTTTCGACACGGCGTGTGGCTGATCGACCTCGGCTCGATCACGGATGCCGCGTTGATTTCGAGCGTCATCGCGGCCGCCCTTCCGATCGACGCCCGTTCGAGCGACGTACTATCCGGCATCGCGGCGGCGTTGCGTTACAAGAGCCTCCTTCTGGTATTCGACAATTGCGAGCATCTGATCGACGGGGCGTCGGCCGCCATCGGCGAGCTGCTGCGCGGCGCCGGCAGCATCAAGGTGCTGACCACGAGCAGGGAGCCGCTCCGCGTCGATGGCGAACAGGTGTTCCGGCTCGCTCCCCTCGAGGTGCCTCCAATCGGTGTGTCCTTCGGACCGAAGGACGTGCTGGGCTATCCGGCAGTTCAGTTGTTCGTGGAGCGGGCGGCAGCGATCGTCAACGATTTCGAGCTTACCGATGCCAATGCCGGTTTTGCCGCGCAGATCTGCCGCGAACTCGACGGCAACCCGCTCGCGATCGAGGTCGCGGCCGCGCGCGTCGACGCGTTCGGCGTCAACGGGCTGGCCGCCCGGATCGAGGACCGCGTGCACTTGCTCGCTGATGCGCGCCGCGGCACGCCGGCGCGGCATCGTACGATCGCGGCAGCCCTCGACTGGAGCTATCAGCTGCTGAGCGAGCGAGAGCGATACGTTCTCCGCTGCCTCGGCATTTTCGCCGGCAGCTTCACGCTGGAGGCCGCCGTCTCCGTGATTCCGGCAGCTGAGGGCGCCGACACCGCATCGATCCTCGCCGATCTGGTCTGCAAATCGCTGGTCTCGGTCGACATCGGCTCCGAGCGCGCCCGATTTCGGCTGCTGGAGATCACCAAGGCGTTCGCGCTTGCCAAGCTGGTCGAACAATCGGAGCGGAACGAACTCGCCGGCCGACTTGCGGCCTGCGTCACCGAAATGCTCTGCAGATACGCCGACGGCCCGAAACAGGTGCAAACCCTTAGGGACGCGGTCCAGGAACTCGACAACGTGCGCGGAATCCTGGACTGGGCGTTCTCGACGGACACCCACGCGCAAGCGGGCGTTGCGCTCGCGGCCGCCGCCGTGCCCGTGTGGCTGGAGAATTCGCTGCTGACGGAATGTATCGCTTGGACGACCAGGGCGATCGACGCGCTCGATCCGGCGATCGAAAGCGAGCGCAACGAGATGGTCCTGAAGGCGGCTCACGGCCTCGCCGTGATGTTCACCCAGGGCATGACGGGCCAGTCGCGCGACGCGCTGAACAGGGCAATCGAGCTTGCGGCACGCCTGGGCGACCGGCAATGGGAGCTGAGGGCGCGGTTGGGCCTGATCGTGTTCCTGCATCGGCGCGGCGACTTCAAGGGCGCGCTGGAAGGGACGCAGAGGATCGAGACGCTTGTCGCTGACGCCGACGAGCCGGCGGCGCTGGCGATGACGAAAAGCGCGAAGAGTGCGTCGCTGTTCTTCCGCGCCGAGTATGCGACGGCCCTGGAACTCGCGCGCGAGGCCCACGAGTACTTCCGAACTCATAGCGACGTCTCGCAGATCGGCCGATGGGGACTGAACCACTCGGTCTATGCGCAATGCGTGATGGCACGGGCCCATTGGAATCTGGGACGCTTCGATCGAACTGTTCGAGCCTGCCTGTCGGCGCATTCCGAAGCGGAGGAGACCGGCAATCCGACGTCGATCTGCCAGGCACTCAGCTGGTGCGGGGTTTCGTTGTTCCTGAGCCTGGAGGACCTCGACAGGGCTGCTTGCGCGATACAGCGGTTCAGGCAGGTGGCTCAGGATAACGACATCCAAAGCTACGTGTTTTCGTCGATCGGTTTCGAAGGCAGGCTGCTGTTCCTGCGCGGTCAGATCGAACCCGCCGAGAGATTGTTGCGAGAGGCGCTCTCGAAGCTGAGCGGCGCACAATACGAAAACGTATCGATCCCATTTCTCGGCCGCCTCGCCGAGGTGCTGGCGGCGGACGACCGGCCGGAAGAAGCGCTGCTGGCGTCCGCGGAATGCCTGGAGCGAACCAAAGCTACGGAGGCGCTCTGGTTGCTGCCGGATTCGCTGAGAATCCACGGCGATGTCCTGGCTGCATTGCAGGGACCCGACTCGGAGCCGGCCGAAGACCATTTGCGCGAGGCGCTCGAGGTTTCGGAACGGCAAGGCGCCCTCGGATGGGAGCTTAGATCGGCCGAGAGCCTGTCAAGTTTCCTGCGTCAACAGCGCCGAAATGAAGAGGCTTCAGCGGTCCTGGAACGGACGCTCGGAAAATTCGCAGAGGGCTTCGAAACCGTCCCTTTCCGGCGCGCAAGGGCGATGCTCGACGAGTTGCACAATCGCAAGCCCGGCTAG
- a CDS encoding amino acid ABC transporter permease, with amino-acid sequence MLAKGVAWTLGLTAISATAGIALGVGCAWARIHGPVWMKAVTGAYVELFRNTPFIVQLFFIFFGLPAMGFRLSPEAASILAMVVNLGAYATEIIRAGIEATPRGQVEAALSLALSRMQTFFHVVLPPALRKVWPALVSQIIIVMLGSSVCGQISTEELSFAANLIQSRNFRAFEAFIVAALIYLALSIALRRLLNWLGPRFLFGD; translated from the coding sequence ATGCTCGCCAAGGGCGTTGCATGGACGCTTGGATTGACCGCGATTTCCGCAACTGCGGGGATTGCGCTGGGCGTTGGATGCGCCTGGGCGCGCATTCACGGGCCGGTCTGGATGAAGGCCGTGACGGGTGCTTATGTCGAACTGTTCCGCAATACGCCGTTCATCGTGCAGCTCTTCTTCATCTTCTTCGGCCTGCCAGCCATGGGCTTCCGGCTGTCGCCGGAAGCCGCGTCGATCCTCGCGATGGTGGTCAATCTAGGCGCTTATGCCACCGAGATCATCCGCGCCGGCATCGAGGCGACGCCGCGCGGCCAGGTCGAGGCCGCACTGAGCCTTGCGCTGTCGCGCATGCAAACCTTCTTTCACGTCGTGCTGCCGCCGGCGCTGCGCAAGGTTTGGCCCGCACTCGTCAGCCAGATCATCATCGTCATGCTCGGCTCATCCGTGTGCGGTCAAATCTCCACCGAGGAGCTGAGCTTTGCCGCCAATTTGATCCAGAGCCGCAACTTCCGGGCGTTTGAGGCCTTCATCGTCGCAGCTCTGATCTATCTTGCCCTGTCGATAGCCCTGAGGCGATTGCTCAATTGGCTTGGCCCACGCTTCCTGTTCGGAGATTGA
- a CDS encoding GntR family transcriptional regulator: protein MTSALQISDRLLDAILAKKLEPGSRLGEQQLAELFGCSRTIVREALVRLETRGLVSVSARRGWYLLEPTEKQAGEAFEARLVIETGLLRGAGPLGEAELRLLRDHLRRQSKAIKGSDIGLRSFILGDFHVCLARCLGNELLAQTLRDLTVRTALTATHHQTQSEATRSFDEHVGIVAALEARDMSLAERRMGVHLRTWKEKLRLTPGSDPLATLRQALSPIDHMEQDLHTRRSRRRPIKRVAGPLRFSKEKS from the coding sequence ATGACTTCCGCCCTGCAGATCAGCGACCGCTTGTTGGACGCCATCCTGGCGAAGAAACTGGAGCCAGGCAGCCGTCTCGGCGAGCAGCAACTGGCCGAGTTGTTCGGCTGTAGCCGCACCATCGTGCGCGAAGCGCTGGTGCGGCTCGAAACACGAGGCCTCGTTTCGGTCAGCGCCCGCCGCGGGTGGTACCTGCTGGAGCCGACGGAGAAACAGGCAGGGGAAGCGTTCGAGGCCCGACTCGTGATCGAGACCGGACTGTTGCGTGGTGCCGGTCCGCTCGGCGAGGCGGAACTCAGGCTTTTGCGGGATCACTTGCGGCGTCAATCGAAGGCGATAAAGGGCTCTGACATCGGACTAAGGAGCTTCATTCTGGGCGATTTCCATGTTTGTCTTGCCCGCTGCCTCGGAAACGAACTTCTTGCCCAGACTCTGCGCGATCTCACCGTTCGCACGGCGCTGACCGCCACACACCACCAGACGCAAAGCGAAGCCACTCGATCTTTCGACGAGCATGTCGGAATCGTTGCAGCCCTGGAGGCGCGGGACATGTCGCTTGCCGAAAGGCGCATGGGCGTCCATCTCCGCACCTGGAAGGAAAAGCTTCGCCTCACCCCCGGCAGCGATCCGCTGGCGACGTTGCGGCAGGCCCTGTCGCCGATCGACCACATGGAACAAGACTTGCATACAAGACGAAGCAGGAGACGGCCCATTAAGCGGGTCGCCGGGCCTCTTCGATTCAGTAAGGAGAAATCGTGA
- a CDS encoding amino acid ABC transporter permease, with protein sequence MVEFTLWDILRNLLLAARWTVGLSLIAFIGGGCVGFALLIARLTPSRSARRLVSLYVQLFQGTPLLIQLFLAYFGLALLGIQTSPWTAAALALTAYTSAFLSEIWFGCVASVPRGQWEAARSLALNFWEQLRHVILPQALTIAVPPTVGFLVQVIKGTALASVIGFVELTKAGGMITNATFRPFTVYALVALIYFALCYPISLTARALERTLHAAHR encoded by the coding sequence ATGGTCGAATTCACGCTGTGGGATATTTTGCGCAACCTGCTGCTCGCCGCGCGCTGGACGGTGGGCCTGTCGCTGATTGCCTTCATCGGCGGAGGTTGCGTGGGGTTCGCTCTTTTGATTGCCCGCCTGACACCTTCGCGCAGTGCGCGCCGCCTCGTCAGCCTCTATGTTCAGCTTTTCCAGGGCACTCCGCTTCTGATCCAGCTCTTCCTGGCCTATTTCGGCCTGGCGCTGCTCGGCATCCAGACCTCGCCCTGGACCGCCGCGGCGCTGGCGCTGACCGCCTATACCAGTGCCTTTCTGAGCGAGATCTGGTTCGGCTGCGTCGCCTCCGTTCCGCGCGGCCAATGGGAGGCCGCCCGGAGCCTGGCCCTCAATTTCTGGGAGCAGTTGCGTCACGTCATCCTTCCTCAGGCGCTCACCATCGCGGTGCCTCCAACCGTCGGATTCCTGGTCCAGGTCATCAAGGGCACGGCACTCGCCTCCGTGATCGGCTTCGTCGAACTGACCAAGGCCGGAGGCATGATCACCAATGCAACCTTCAGGCCCTTCACAGTCTATGCCCTGGTCGCGCTGATCTATTTTGCCCTGTGCTATCCCATCAGCCTTACGGCCCGCGCTCTCGAAAGGACGCTCCATGCCGCCCATCGTTGA